The Vidua chalybeata isolate OUT-0048 chromosome 29, bVidCha1 merged haplotype, whole genome shotgun sequence genome window below encodes:
- the LOC128801408 gene encoding atypical chemokine receptor 1-like has translation MGNCIPVTPGILETPGTLDLEEIMGDLSSYNDTYSNDTFLDYDATPCHNRFCPLFQRVAPPFLAATCAAAALATGALLVALAKRPQAWRWPQSRALVAQLALGTALFAALLPELAAGVAWGWHLGTGLCRLTHFLWHWSVFAQALLVASSSCGTAWARWDPRSRRLAVVLWAVALLLATPAALVSGVAAGTACVQRSVGILAPAYLLHLALCLCLLLLLPAGLLLAALAVPRLRASWATGAGLTWLFLGLWGPYGAGLAAEFLLQAGLLEPTCGSFEHFDLALGLSEGLGVLHCGLGPLAQLLARRCRRDAGAAGGC, from the exons ATGGGCAATTGTATCCCCGTG ACCCCCGGCATCCTGGAGACCCCGGGCACCCTGGACCTGGAGGAAATCATGGGCGACCTCTCCTCCTACAACGACACTTACAGCAACGACACCTTCCTGGACTACGACGCCACACCCTGCCACAACCGCTTCTGTCCCCTCTTCCAGCGCGTGGCTCCCCCTTTCCTGGCCGCCACCTGCGCCGCGGCCGCGCTGGCCACCGGCGCCTTGCTGGTGGCCCTGGCCAAGCGTCCCCAGGCGTGGCGGTGGCCGCAGAGCCGCGCGTTGGTGGCACAGCTGGCGCTGGGCACGGCGCTGTTTGCGGCGCTGCTGCCGGAGCTGGCCGCGGGCGTGGCGTGGGGCTGGCACCTTGGCACGGGGCTGTGTCGCCTCACGCACTTCCTGTGGCACTGGAGCGTCTTCGCCCAGGCGCTGCTGGTGGCCAGCAGCTCTTGCGGCACCGCCTGGGCTCGCTGGGATCCCCGGAGCCGCCGCCTGGCCGTGGTCCTGTGGGCAGTGGCGCTGCTCTTGGCCACGCCGGCCGCTCTGGTCAGCGGCGTGGCGGCGGGCACCGCCTGCGTCCAGCGCAGCGTGGGCATCCTGGCACCGGCGTACCTACTGCACCTGgccctctgcctctgcctgctgctgctgctgcccgcggggctgctgctggccgcGCTGGCCGTGCCGCGCCTCAGGGCGAGCTGGGCGACCGGAGCCGGGCTCACGTGGCTCTtcctggggctctgggggccCTACGGAGCGGGGCTGGCCGCGGAGTTCCTGCTGCAGGCCGGGCTGCTGGAGCCCACCTGCGGCTCCTTCGAGCACTTCGACCTCGCGCTGGGGCTGagcgaggggctgggggtgctgcacTGCGGCCTCGGGCCCCTGGCGCAGCTGCtcgcccggcgctgccgccgcgaTGCCGGTGCTGCCGGGGGCTGCTGA
- the LOC128801409 gene encoding serum amyloid P-component-like: MGHLQLWLPILAGLVGIVTQEDLYRKVFVFRKDPSDAFVVLRARLEQPLHNFTVCLRSYTDLTRPHSLFSYATKAQDNEILLFKPKPEEYRFYVGGKFVTFRVPEGRRDWEHVCASWESATGVVEFWFNGKPWPRKGLQRGYTVGATAAILLGQEQDSFGGGFDLYNSFSGELTDVYLWDTGLSPDKMRAAFLSLRLPPALLAWNSLSYEVKGDVVVKPRLREALQA, translated from the exons ATGGgccacctgcagctctggctgcccatCCTGGCCGGGCTCGTGGGGATCGTGACCCAGGAAG accTGTACCGAAAGGTGTTCGTGTTCCGGAAGGATCCCAGCGATGCTTTCGTGGTGCTGCGGGCgcggctggagcagcccctgcacaaCTTCACCGTGTGCCTGCGCTCCTACACCGACCTCACACGGCCCCACAGCCTCTTCTCCTACGCCACCAAAGCCCAGGACAACGAGATCCTGCTCTTCAAACCCAAACCCGAGGAGTACCGCTTCTACGTGGGGGGGAAGTTTGTCACCTTCCGCGTCCCCGAGGGCcgcagggactgggagcacgTGTGTGCCAGCTGGGAATCCGCCACCGGCGTCGTCGAGTTCTGGTTCAACGGGAAGCCCTGGCCAAggaaggggctgcagaggggctACACGGTGGGGGCCACGGCTGCCatcctgctggggcaggagcaggacagctTCGGTGGTGGCTTTGACCTCTACAACTCCTTCTCAGGGGAGCTGACCGATGTCTACCTGTGGGACACGGGGCTGTCGCCGGACAAGATGCGCGCAGCCTTCCTGTCCCTGCGCCTGCCGCCCGCGCTGCTGGCCTGGAACAGCCTCAGCTACGAGGTGAAGGGAGATGTGGTGGTGAAACCCCGGCTCCGGGAGGCACTGCAGGCCTGA
- the LOC128801410 gene encoding serum amyloid P-component-like, producing the protein MGLLWLCLLILAALFGPTAPQDLGSSVFVFPQESQSAHVQVTAKLEQPLNNFTVCLRSYTDLTRPYSLFSYATKEQSNEILLFKPKPGQYELYVGNKFLSFTVPEILGRSEHVCVSWESSTGIVGFWFNGKPWPRKGLQKGYTVGVPASILLGQDQDSFGGGFDAKQSFVGEISSVYMWDTGISDLGVLLAIDDTPSQTPIFGWRNFPYKIVDEVYLKP; encoded by the exons AtggggctgctgtggctttGCCTCCTCATCCTCGCTGCGCTCTTTGGTCCCACGGCCCCACAAG ACCTGGGCAGCTCCGTGTTCGTGTTCCCCCAAGAGTCCCAAAGCGCCCACGTGCAGGTGACGGCgaagctggagcagcccctgaaCAACTTCACCGTGTGCCTGAGGTCCTACACTGACCTCACACGGCCCTACAGCCTCTTCTCCTACGCCACCAAAGAACAGAGCAACGAGATCCTCCTCTTCAAGCCCAAACCTGGCCAATATGAGCTCTACGTGGGGAACAAGTTCTTGTCCTTCACGGTGCCTGAAATTCTTGGGAGGAGCGAGCACGTCTGCGTCAGCTGGGAATCCTCCACGGGCATCGTGGGATTCTGGTTCAACGGGAAGCCCTGGCCGAGGAAGGGGCTGCAGAAGGGATACACGGTGGGAGTGCCAGCGTCCAtcctgctggggcaggaccAGGATAGCTTCGGAGGTGGTTTCGATGCCAAGCAGTCCTTTGTGGGGGAGATTTCGTCCGTGTACATGTGGGACACAGGAATCTCCGACTTGGGGGTGTTGTTGGCCATAGATGACACACCTAGCCAAACTCCCATTTTTGGCTGGAGGAATTTCCCCTACAAGATTGTGGACGAGGTGTACCTGAAGCCCTGA
- the DUSP23 gene encoding dual specificity protein phosphatase 23, whose protein sequence is MGACKPPNFSWVVEGRLAGLAMPREPGHYRYLRERGVRHLVSLTERAPPHHGCCPQIQLHRLRVADFTPPSPEQIQSFLQIVEEANGRGEAVAVHCMLGHGRTGTLLACYLCKEQHLAAGDAIREIRRLRPGSIETAEQEQAVLRFCQCLCTGEET, encoded by the exons ATGGGTGCATGCAAGCCCCCCAACTTCTCATGGGTGGTCGAGGGGCGGCTGGCGGGGCTGGCGATGCCACGGGAGCCGGGGCACTACCGGTACCTGCGGGAGCGCGGCGTGCGACACCTGGTGTCCCTGACCGAGCGGGCCCCGCCCCACCACGGCTGctgtccccaaatccagctCCACCGGCTCCGCGTGGCCGACTTCACCCCCCCGAGCCCCGAGCAGATCCAGAGTTTCCTGCAGATCGTGGAGGAGGCCAATGGCCGCGGGGAG gccGTGGCAGTGCACTGCATGCTGGGCCATGGCCGGACGGGCACGCTGCTGGCCTGTTACCTGTGCAAGGAGCAGCACCTGGCTGCCGGTGATGCCATCCGCGAGATCCGGCGCCTCCGGCCCGGCTCCATCGagactgcagagcaggagcaggccGTGCTCCGCTTCTGCCAGTGCCTGTG CACTGGCGAGGAGACCTGA